One stretch of Microcebus murinus isolate Inina chromosome 12, M.murinus_Inina_mat1.0, whole genome shotgun sequence DNA includes these proteins:
- the GCNT1 gene encoding beta-1,3-galactosyl-O-glycosyl-glycoprotein beta-1,6-N-acetylglucosaminyltransferase, whose product MLKKLLRRRLFSYPTKCCFVVLVFSLVTFSVVRIHQKPEFVSIRHLQLVGESPSSNINCTKVLQGDVDEIQKVKLEMLTVKFRKRTRWTPHDYINMTSDCTSFIKRRKYIMEPLSKEEEQFPIAYSLVVHHKIEMLDRLLRAIYMPQNFYCIHVDRKSEESFLAAVKGIASCFSNVFVASQLESVVYASWSRVQADLNCMKDLYGMSARWKYLINLCGMDFPIKTNLEIVRKLKSFMGENNLETEKMPSHKEERWKKQYAVVNGKLTNTGTVKMRPPLETPLFSGSAYFVVSREYVGYVLENEKIQKFMQWAQDTYSPDEYLWATIQRIPEVPGSLSLSHKYDLSDMQAVARFVKWQYYEGDMSKGAPYPPCNGIHVRSVCIFGAGDLNWMLRKHHLFANKFDVDVDHFAIQCLDEHLRRKALETLRH is encoded by the coding sequence ATGCTGAAGAAGCTGCTACGGAGAAGACTTTTTTCTTATCCCACTAAATGCTGCtttgtggttcttgttttttccCTAGTCACCTTCTCTGTTGTAAGGATTCATCAAAAGCCCGAATTTGTAAGCATCAGACACTTGCAGCTGGTCGGAGAGAGTCCTAGCAGTAACATTAATTGCACCAAAGTTTTACAGGGTGACGTGGATGAAATCCAAAAGGTAAAGCTTGAGATGCTCACGGTAAAATTCAGAAAGCGCACTCGGTGGACACCTCACGACTACATAAACATGACCAGCGACTGCACTTCTTTCATCAAGAGGCGCAAATATATTATGGAACCCCTTAGCAAAGAAGAGGAGCAGTTTCCAATAGCATATTCCTTAGTGGTTCACCACAAAATTGAAATGCTGGACAGGCTCCTGAGGGCCATCTATATGCCTCAGAACTTCTACTGCATTCACGTGGACAGAAAATCAGAGGAGTCCTTCTTAGCCGCAGTGAAGGGCATCGCGTCCTGTTTCAGTAACGTCTTCGTGGCCAGTCAGTTGGAGAGTGTGGTTTACGCGTCGTGGAGTCGCGTTCAGGCCGACCTCAACTGCATGAAGGACCTGTACGGAATGAGCGCACGCTGGAAGTACTTGATAAATCTGTGCGGCATGGATTTTCCTATTAAAACCAACCTAGAAATTGTGAGGAAGCTCAAGTCGTTCATGGGGGAAAATAACCTTGAAACCGAGAAGATGCCCTCCCATAAAGAAGAAAGGTGGAAAAAGCAGTATGCAGTTGTTAATGGGAAGCTGACCAACACGGGGACTGTCAAAATGCGTCCTCCGCTTGAAACTCCTCTTTTTTCAGGCAGTGCCTATTTTGTGGTCAGCAGGGAGTATGTGGGGTATGTGCTAGAGAatgaaaaaatccaaaagttCATGCAGTGGGCGCAGGACACATACAGCCCAGATGAGTATCTCTGGGCCACTATCCAAAGGATCCCTGAGGTCCCTGGCTCTCTCTCCCTGAGCCATAAGTACGACTTGTCTGACATGCAGGCGGTTGCCAGGTTTGTCAAGTGGCAGTACTACGAGGGTGACATGTCTAAGGGCGCTCCCTACCCACCCTGCAACGGCATCCACGTGCGCTCGGTGTGCATTTTTGGAGCCGGAGACTTGAACTGGATGCTGCGCAAGCACCACTTGTTTGCCAATAAGTTTGACGTGGACGTCGACCACTTTGCCATCCAGTGTCTGGATGAGCATCTGAGGCGTAAAGCTTTGGAGACATTAAGACACTGA